Proteins from a single region of Segatella copri:
- the folP gene encoding dihydropteroate synthase, whose protein sequence is MEYTINIKGHLMDLSTPQVMGILNVTPDSMYSGSRKQTEMEIAQRANQIIEEGGSIIDVGAFSTRPGADEVSEEEEGRRLKFALNIVRREQPDAAVSVDTFRPTLARKCIEEWGADIINDVSEGGITGIVNVPLEQRQEEYPEMFRVVGELKVPYILMSVQPTLAKMMKGFAREVQQLRDLGAKDIILDPGFCFGKNLIQNYQIYDEMEKLNVLELPVLVGISRKSMIHKLLGGDATTSLNGTAVLDTIALMKGASILRVHDVKEAAEAVKIIEAMKEGRT, encoded by the coding sequence ATGGAATATACGATTAATATCAAGGGGCACTTGATGGATTTGAGTACCCCTCAGGTGATGGGCATCCTGAATGTTACGCCCGACAGCATGTACTCTGGCAGTAGAAAACAGACAGAAATGGAGATAGCTCAGAGAGCTAATCAGATTATAGAAGAAGGTGGAAGCATCATTGATGTGGGCGCTTTCTCCACCCGTCCCGGTGCCGATGAAGTATCGGAAGAGGAGGAGGGAAGACGCCTGAAGTTCGCTCTCAACATCGTTCGCAGGGAGCAACCGGATGCTGCCGTCTCCGTAGATACCTTTCGCCCTACCTTGGCACGTAAGTGTATCGAAGAGTGGGGAGCCGATATCATCAACGATGTATCAGAAGGTGGAATCACAGGCATCGTCAATGTGCCGCTGGAGCAGAGACAGGAGGAATATCCTGAAATGTTCCGTGTGGTGGGCGAACTGAAGGTACCTTATATATTAATGTCGGTGCAGCCTACGCTCGCCAAGATGATGAAGGGCTTTGCCAGGGAGGTGCAGCAGTTACGCGACCTGGGTGCCAAGGATATCATCCTTGACCCGGGCTTCTGTTTCGGCAAGAATCTCATCCAGAATTATCAGATTTATGATGAGATGGAGAAGTTGAACGTACTGGAACTTCCGGTGCTCGTGGGTATCTCCCGCAAGAGCATGATTCACAAGCTGCTGGGGGGAGATGCTACTACATCGCTCAATGGAACTGCAGTACTTGATACCATCGCTCTGATGAAGGGCGCCAGCATCCTCAGAGTGCACGATGTAAAAGAAGCTGCTGAGGCTGTGAAGATAATAG
- a CDS encoding UDP-N-acetylmuramoyl-tripeptide--D-alanyl-D-alanine ligase, whose amino-acid sequence MDISELYQIYQAHPVITTDSRDCPEGSIFLALKGASFDGNKFADMALEKGCAYVIVDEKEYAKEGDERYILVEDCLTTFKELAREHRRHFDIPVVGITGTNGKTTTKELVSAVLGEKFNVMFTQGNFNNDVGVPKTLFRLSPENEIAVVEMGASHPGDIRKLVEYVEPTCGMITNVGRAHLQGFGSFEGVKKTKGELYDYLATNDALVFINADNEHLMQMAEQRNINRLITYGKDENCDVWGEVISCAPFLKFRWRTESFDWHEVQTHLIGSYNIDNMLAAITIGLHFDVKPQQIDHALENYIPSNNRSQLEETAHNKLVVDAYNANPSSMAAAIENFRVMDVPHKMAILGQMGELGEVSHEEHQKVVDQLQAAGLENVWLVGDEFKDIPCSYRKFQNVEEVKEALKANQPHDHYILIKGSNSVKLFQLPELL is encoded by the coding sequence ATGGATATTTCAGAACTCTATCAGATTTACCAAGCGCACCCAGTGATTACCACTGACAGCCGCGACTGCCCAGAGGGCAGCATCTTCCTGGCTTTGAAGGGCGCATCGTTTGATGGCAACAAGTTTGCCGACATGGCTTTGGAGAAAGGCTGTGCCTATGTGATTGTTGATGAAAAAGAGTATGCCAAGGAAGGCGACGAGCGCTACATCCTCGTAGAGGACTGCCTCACCACCTTCAAGGAACTAGCCCGTGAGCATCGCCGCCACTTCGATATTCCTGTAGTAGGAATCACCGGAACCAACGGCAAGACCACCACCAAGGAGCTCGTCTCTGCTGTTCTCGGCGAGAAGTTCAACGTGATGTTCACCCAGGGTAACTTCAATAATGATGTAGGCGTACCAAAGACGCTCTTCCGTCTCTCTCCGGAAAACGAGATTGCTGTTGTAGAGATGGGTGCTTCCCATCCTGGTGACATTCGAAAACTCGTGGAATACGTGGAACCAACCTGCGGTATGATTACCAACGTAGGCCGTGCCCACCTGCAGGGATTCGGCAGTTTCGAAGGCGTGAAGAAGACCAAGGGAGAGCTCTATGATTACCTCGCAACCAACGATGCCCTCGTCTTCATCAATGCAGACAACGAGCATCTGATGCAGATGGCCGAGCAGCGCAACATCAACCGCCTCATCACCTACGGCAAGGACGAAAACTGCGATGTATGGGGAGAAGTCATCTCCTGCGCTCCTTTCCTGAAGTTCCGCTGGCGCACCGAGAGTTTCGACTGGCATGAGGTTCAGACTCATCTCATCGGCTCTTACAACATCGACAACATGCTTGCCGCCATCACCATCGGTCTTCATTTCGATGTGAAGCCTCAGCAGATAGATCATGCCCTGGAGAACTACATCCCAAGCAACAACCGTTCGCAGTTGGAAGAGACGGCGCACAACAAGCTGGTGGTAGATGCCTACAATGCCAACCCATCGAGCATGGCAGCCGCCATCGAGAACTTCCGCGTGATGGATGTGCCTCATAAGATGGCGATTCTCGGACAGATGGGCGAGCTCGGCGAAGTGAGCCACGAGGAGCACCAGAAGGTAGTAGACCAGTTGCAGGCAGCCGGTCTGGAGAATGTATGGCTGGTAGGCGATGAATTCAAGGATATTCCATGCAGCTACCGCAAGTTCCAGAATGTAGAGGAAGTGAAGGAAGCACTCAAGGC